A genomic segment from Desulfurispirillum indicum S5 encodes:
- a CDS encoding single-stranded DNA-binding protein, which translates to MKFNKVMLGGNLTRDPELRHTTENKPVVEFGLAINNPFNEEEVLFLDITAWGKAAENTAKFTKKGSSVFIEGRLKPNNWEDKETGQKRSKITVTAETVQFLDKKPAE; encoded by the coding sequence ATGAAGTTCAACAAAGTAATGCTTGGAGGAAACCTGACCAGAGACCCGGAGCTGCGCCACACAACAGAGAATAAACCTGTTGTGGAATTTGGCCTGGCTATCAACAACCCATTCAACGAAGAGGAAGTCCTTTTCCTCGACATCACAGCATGGGGCAAGGCCGCGGAGAACACTGCCAAGTTCACCAAAAAAGGTTCCAGTGTCTTCATCGAAGGTCGGCTCAAACCTAATAACTGGGAAGACAAGGAAACCGGCCAGAAACGCAGCAAGATCACCGTAACCGCTGAAACCGTCCAGTTTCTCGACAAGAAACCAGCTGAGTAG